A single genomic interval of Natator depressus isolate rNatDep1 chromosome 14, rNatDep2.hap1, whole genome shotgun sequence harbors:
- the DDAH2 gene encoding putative hydrolase DDAH2, with protein sequence MAGPSSFGRYTHAIVRSVPDSLGAWPAGDGAGPAEPVDLAKAHRQYGVYTGILRQKLGLQVIELAADEGLPLSVLVEDAAVIQGDTALVTRPWEPARRGEIISIKKILEELKMRVVEVTDDGATLDGSDVLFTGREFFVGISKWTNHRGAEMVADAFRDFAVSTVPVAGSSHLKSFCSMAGPDTVAIGSSEAAKKAMRTMEQLTDHHYDTLTVPDDPAGNCVYVRLGPKGSALLHRSPEEFPNSLQPFQKLSDLTLIPAACGEVAKLGGALSSCSLLINKKLDR encoded by the exons ATGGCTGGTCCCTCCTCCTTCGGCAGATACACCCACGCCATCGTCCGCAGCGTCCCGGACTCGCTGGGCGCCTGGCCCGCCGGGGACGGGGCGGGCCCGGCAGAGCCGGTGGACCTGGCCAAGGCACACCGGCAGTACGGGGTCTACACCGGGATCCTGCGGcagaagctggggctgcaggTGATCGAGCTGGCGGCGGACGAAGGGCTGCCCCTCTCCGTGCTGGTGGAGGACGCGGCCGTGATCCAGGGCGACACGGCGCTCGTCACCCGGCCCTGGGAGCCGGCGCGGCGGGGAGAG ATCATCAGCATTAAGAAGATCCTGGAGGAGCTGAAGATGCGGGTGGTGGAGGTGACGGATGACGGGGCCACCTTGGATGGCAGTGACGTGCTCTTCACAG GTCGAGAGTTCTTTGTGGGCATCTCCAAATGGACCAATCATAGAGGGGCGGAGATGGTGGCGGATGCTTTTCGG GATTTTGCTGTCTCTACTGTCCCTGTGGCGGGCTCCTCCCATCTGAAGAGTTTCTGTAGCATGGCTGGGCCGGACACAGTGGCCATCGGAAGCAGTGAGGCTGCCAAGAAAGCCATGAGG accaTGGAGCAGCTGACCGATCACCACTACGACACGCTGACGGTGCCAGACGACCCCGCTGGGAACTGCGTCTACGTGCGGCTGGGGCCCAAGGGCAGCGCCCTGCTACACCGCAGCCCCGAGGAGTTCCCCAAcagcctgcag CCCTTCCAGAAGCTGTCCGACCTCACCCTGATCCCCGCCGCCTGCGGCGAGGTGGCCAAGCTGGGGGGGGCCCTCAGCTCCTGCTCCCTTCTCATCAACAAGAAGCTCGACCGCTAG
- the LOC141999055 gene encoding TNF receptor-associated factor 1-like isoform X2, with amino-acid sequence MSFLVVSPWGSTKPILAPSPAQQGQPEGSPGGAPGPSEGGSRCDWCQLQLAEQGRRMDCGHRCCKECEQGSSRAGGRACLQCLEDQGKQLLNDLDRDTHRPLSPEELVSWPYGALSCHVRVHHGKVEEAESLPAPSHQRLLLEAVQGAEAARGRLDQRLSEVEAQQKTLQNIVTVLSREMGRRDGARGSADRGSASVLGEAMARILYLEEKVAQQDSLLAVKDVMISSLGAQVQALEQTSYDGHFLWRVPDVGRKLQQALSRQIPAVNSPPFYTSRYGYKLCLKVYLNGDGTGAGTHISLFLVLMRGEYDFRLKWPFRHKVTFTLLDQAGERHISSSFQTTDASSSFQRPVSKYNIASGLPEFFPLCRLHAPEATYIQEDTLAFEALINASL; translated from the exons ATGAGTTTCCTAGTCGTCAGCCCCTGGGGCAGCACCAAGcccatcctggctcccagccccgcccagcAGGGGCAGCCGGAGGGGTCCCCCGGGGGGGCGCCCGGACCCTCCGAGGGGGGATCCCGCTGCGACTGGTGCCAGCTGCAGCTCGCGGAGCAGGGGCGCAGGATGGACTGCGGGCACCGCTGCTGCAAAGAGTGCGAGCAGGGCTCCAGCCG GGCCGGGGGCCGGGCCTGTCTCCAGTGTCTGGAGGACCAGGGAAAGCAGCTGCTCAACGACCTGGACCGG GACACCCACCGCCCCCTGTCCCCGGAGGAGCTGGTTTCTTGGCCGTATGGTGCCCTGAGCTGCCACGTGCGG GTGCACCATGGGAAGGTGGAGGAGGCCGAGTCCCTGCCGGCCCCGTCCcaccagcgcctcctgctggaggCGGTGCAGGGGGCGGAGGCGGCCCGGGGGCGGCTGGACCAGCGGCTGAGCGAGGTGGAGGCCCAGCAGAAGACCTTGCAGAACATCGTGACGGTGCTGAGCCGGGAGATGGGCCGGCGCGACGGGGCCAGGGGCTCAGCCGACAGGGGCTCGGCCAGCGTCCTGGGGGAAGCTATGGCCCGCATCCTGTACCTGGAGGAAAAG GTGGCCCAGCAGGACTCGCTCCTGGCCGTTAAGGACGTGATGATCAGCAGCCTGGGGGCCCAGGTCCAGGCCCTGGAGCAGACCTCCTATGATGGGCACTTTCTCTGGAGGGTCCCTGACGTGGGGCGAAAGTTGCAGCAAGCCCTGTCCAGACAGATACCTGCCGTCAACTCCCCCC CCTTTTACACCAGCCGCTACGGCTACAAACTCTGCCTCAAGGTTTACCTCAACGGGGACGGCACCGGGGCCGGGACGCACATCTCCCTCTTCTTGGTGCTGATGAGGGGCGAATACGATTTCCGGCTCAAATGGCCTTTCCGTCACAAG GTCACCTTCACGCTCCTGGATCAAGCCGGCGAGCGGCACATCTCGAGCTCTTTCCAGACGACGGATGCCTCCTCTTCCTTCCAGCGGCCCGTGAGCAAGTACAACATAGCCAGCGGCCTCCCCGAATTCTTCCCCCTCTGCCGGCTCCACGCCCCGGAAGCCACCTACATCCAGGAGGACACCTTAGCCTTCGAGGCCCTGATCAACGCCAGCCTCTAG
- the LOC141999055 gene encoding TNF receptor-associated factor 1-like isoform X3 codes for MSFLVVSPWGSTKPILAPSPAQQGQPEGSPGGAPGPSEGGSRCDWCQLQLAEQGRRMDCGHRCCKECEQGSSRAGGRACLQCLEDQGKQLLNDLDRQVHHGKVEEAESLPAPSHQRLLLEAVQGAEAARGRLDQRLSEVEAQQKTLQNIVTVLSREMGRRDGARGSADRGSASVLGEAMARILYLEEKVAQQDSLLAVKDVMISSLGAQVQALEQTSYDGHFLWRVPDVGRKLQQALSRQIPAVNSPPFYTSRYGYKLCLKVYLNGDGTGAGTHISLFLVLMRGEYDFRLKWPFRHKVTFTLLDQAGERHISSSFQTTDASSSFQRPVSKYNIASGLPEFFPLCRLHAPEATYIQEDTLAFEALINASL; via the exons ATGAGTTTCCTAGTCGTCAGCCCCTGGGGCAGCACCAAGcccatcctggctcccagccccgcccagcAGGGGCAGCCGGAGGGGTCCCCCGGGGGGGCGCCCGGACCCTCCGAGGGGGGATCCCGCTGCGACTGGTGCCAGCTGCAGCTCGCGGAGCAGGGGCGCAGGATGGACTGCGGGCACCGCTGCTGCAAAGAGTGCGAGCAGGGCTCCAGCCG GGCCGGGGGCCGGGCCTGTCTCCAGTGTCTGGAGGACCAGGGAAAGCAGCTGCTCAACGACCTGGACCGG CAGGTGCACCATGGGAAGGTGGAGGAGGCCGAGTCCCTGCCGGCCCCGTCCcaccagcgcctcctgctggaggCGGTGCAGGGGGCGGAGGCGGCCCGGGGGCGGCTGGACCAGCGGCTGAGCGAGGTGGAGGCCCAGCAGAAGACCTTGCAGAACATCGTGACGGTGCTGAGCCGGGAGATGGGCCGGCGCGACGGGGCCAGGGGCTCAGCCGACAGGGGCTCGGCCAGCGTCCTGGGGGAAGCTATGGCCCGCATCCTGTACCTGGAGGAAAAG GTGGCCCAGCAGGACTCGCTCCTGGCCGTTAAGGACGTGATGATCAGCAGCCTGGGGGCCCAGGTCCAGGCCCTGGAGCAGACCTCCTATGATGGGCACTTTCTCTGGAGGGTCCCTGACGTGGGGCGAAAGTTGCAGCAAGCCCTGTCCAGACAGATACCTGCCGTCAACTCCCCCC CCTTTTACACCAGCCGCTACGGCTACAAACTCTGCCTCAAGGTTTACCTCAACGGGGACGGCACCGGGGCCGGGACGCACATCTCCCTCTTCTTGGTGCTGATGAGGGGCGAATACGATTTCCGGCTCAAATGGCCTTTCCGTCACAAG GTCACCTTCACGCTCCTGGATCAAGCCGGCGAGCGGCACATCTCGAGCTCTTTCCAGACGACGGATGCCTCCTCTTCCTTCCAGCGGCCCGTGAGCAAGTACAACATAGCCAGCGGCCTCCCCGAATTCTTCCCCCTCTGCCGGCTCCACGCCCCGGAAGCCACCTACATCCAGGAGGACACCTTAGCCTTCGAGGCCCTGATCAACGCCAGCCTCTAG
- the LOC141999055 gene encoding TNF receptor-associated factor 1-like isoform X1 has product MSFLVVSPWGSTKPILAPSPAQQGQPEGSPGGAPGPSEGGSRCDWCQLQLAEQGRRMDCGHRCCKECEQGSSRAGGRACLQCLEDQGKQLLNDLDRDTHRPLSPEELVSWPYGALSCHVRQVHHGKVEEAESLPAPSHQRLLLEAVQGAEAARGRLDQRLSEVEAQQKTLQNIVTVLSREMGRRDGARGSADRGSASVLGEAMARILYLEEKVAQQDSLLAVKDVMISSLGAQVQALEQTSYDGHFLWRVPDVGRKLQQALSRQIPAVNSPPFYTSRYGYKLCLKVYLNGDGTGAGTHISLFLVLMRGEYDFRLKWPFRHKVTFTLLDQAGERHISSSFQTTDASSSFQRPVSKYNIASGLPEFFPLCRLHAPEATYIQEDTLAFEALINASL; this is encoded by the exons ATGAGTTTCCTAGTCGTCAGCCCCTGGGGCAGCACCAAGcccatcctggctcccagccccgcccagcAGGGGCAGCCGGAGGGGTCCCCCGGGGGGGCGCCCGGACCCTCCGAGGGGGGATCCCGCTGCGACTGGTGCCAGCTGCAGCTCGCGGAGCAGGGGCGCAGGATGGACTGCGGGCACCGCTGCTGCAAAGAGTGCGAGCAGGGCTCCAGCCG GGCCGGGGGCCGGGCCTGTCTCCAGTGTCTGGAGGACCAGGGAAAGCAGCTGCTCAACGACCTGGACCGG GACACCCACCGCCCCCTGTCCCCGGAGGAGCTGGTTTCTTGGCCGTATGGTGCCCTGAGCTGCCACGTGCGG CAGGTGCACCATGGGAAGGTGGAGGAGGCCGAGTCCCTGCCGGCCCCGTCCcaccagcgcctcctgctggaggCGGTGCAGGGGGCGGAGGCGGCCCGGGGGCGGCTGGACCAGCGGCTGAGCGAGGTGGAGGCCCAGCAGAAGACCTTGCAGAACATCGTGACGGTGCTGAGCCGGGAGATGGGCCGGCGCGACGGGGCCAGGGGCTCAGCCGACAGGGGCTCGGCCAGCGTCCTGGGGGAAGCTATGGCCCGCATCCTGTACCTGGAGGAAAAG GTGGCCCAGCAGGACTCGCTCCTGGCCGTTAAGGACGTGATGATCAGCAGCCTGGGGGCCCAGGTCCAGGCCCTGGAGCAGACCTCCTATGATGGGCACTTTCTCTGGAGGGTCCCTGACGTGGGGCGAAAGTTGCAGCAAGCCCTGTCCAGACAGATACCTGCCGTCAACTCCCCCC CCTTTTACACCAGCCGCTACGGCTACAAACTCTGCCTCAAGGTTTACCTCAACGGGGACGGCACCGGGGCCGGGACGCACATCTCCCTCTTCTTGGTGCTGATGAGGGGCGAATACGATTTCCGGCTCAAATGGCCTTTCCGTCACAAG GTCACCTTCACGCTCCTGGATCAAGCCGGCGAGCGGCACATCTCGAGCTCTTTCCAGACGACGGATGCCTCCTCTTCCTTCCAGCGGCCCGTGAGCAAGTACAACATAGCCAGCGGCCTCCCCGAATTCTTCCCCCTCTGCCGGCTCCACGCCCCGGAAGCCACCTACATCCAGGAGGACACCTTAGCCTTCGAGGCCCTGATCAACGCCAGCCTCTAG
- the LOC141999055 gene encoding TNF receptor-associated factor 1-like isoform X4: MSFLVVSPWGSTKPILAPSPAQQGQPEGSPGGAPGPSEGGSRCDWCQLQLAEQGRRMDCGHRCCKECEQGSSRAGGRACLQCLEDQGKQLLNDLDRVHHGKVEEAESLPAPSHQRLLLEAVQGAEAARGRLDQRLSEVEAQQKTLQNIVTVLSREMGRRDGARGSADRGSASVLGEAMARILYLEEKVAQQDSLLAVKDVMISSLGAQVQALEQTSYDGHFLWRVPDVGRKLQQALSRQIPAVNSPPFYTSRYGYKLCLKVYLNGDGTGAGTHISLFLVLMRGEYDFRLKWPFRHKVTFTLLDQAGERHISSSFQTTDASSSFQRPVSKYNIASGLPEFFPLCRLHAPEATYIQEDTLAFEALINASL; this comes from the exons ATGAGTTTCCTAGTCGTCAGCCCCTGGGGCAGCACCAAGcccatcctggctcccagccccgcccagcAGGGGCAGCCGGAGGGGTCCCCCGGGGGGGCGCCCGGACCCTCCGAGGGGGGATCCCGCTGCGACTGGTGCCAGCTGCAGCTCGCGGAGCAGGGGCGCAGGATGGACTGCGGGCACCGCTGCTGCAAAGAGTGCGAGCAGGGCTCCAGCCG GGCCGGGGGCCGGGCCTGTCTCCAGTGTCTGGAGGACCAGGGAAAGCAGCTGCTCAACGACCTGGACCGG GTGCACCATGGGAAGGTGGAGGAGGCCGAGTCCCTGCCGGCCCCGTCCcaccagcgcctcctgctggaggCGGTGCAGGGGGCGGAGGCGGCCCGGGGGCGGCTGGACCAGCGGCTGAGCGAGGTGGAGGCCCAGCAGAAGACCTTGCAGAACATCGTGACGGTGCTGAGCCGGGAGATGGGCCGGCGCGACGGGGCCAGGGGCTCAGCCGACAGGGGCTCGGCCAGCGTCCTGGGGGAAGCTATGGCCCGCATCCTGTACCTGGAGGAAAAG GTGGCCCAGCAGGACTCGCTCCTGGCCGTTAAGGACGTGATGATCAGCAGCCTGGGGGCCCAGGTCCAGGCCCTGGAGCAGACCTCCTATGATGGGCACTTTCTCTGGAGGGTCCCTGACGTGGGGCGAAAGTTGCAGCAAGCCCTGTCCAGACAGATACCTGCCGTCAACTCCCCCC CCTTTTACACCAGCCGCTACGGCTACAAACTCTGCCTCAAGGTTTACCTCAACGGGGACGGCACCGGGGCCGGGACGCACATCTCCCTCTTCTTGGTGCTGATGAGGGGCGAATACGATTTCCGGCTCAAATGGCCTTTCCGTCACAAG GTCACCTTCACGCTCCTGGATCAAGCCGGCGAGCGGCACATCTCGAGCTCTTTCCAGACGACGGATGCCTCCTCTTCCTTCCAGCGGCCCGTGAGCAAGTACAACATAGCCAGCGGCCTCCCCGAATTCTTCCCCCTCTGCCGGCTCCACGCCCCGGAAGCCACCTACATCCAGGAGGACACCTTAGCCTTCGAGGCCCTGATCAACGCCAGCCTCTAG
- the LOC141998078 gene encoding uncharacterized protein LOC141998078 produces the protein MRPQLLPLALALLVAVPSGAQEGPEVTKEAGSTVNLPCNLMGPLLTWQWIPRYPVCAGVSGGMKTIYTVTAAGVHDALEGRFQTRLRLLTSQGSPTYVLKLQTLYMNDSGVFFCASPSQTALPISVTITPGCQAGVSIKGVPKEPVVEGASVSLSCTPCGEQGPTSPPAGDATWRLNGKRSPNSTAPRLLRSNKVTITDFSSQFEGLWSCHLPGDPPRSGGYCLERDPGAHGTQESPSPSPTSPGPSPTLLLPLVGGCVGAALGLLLVGVVAVICQRRRRPKDARVTPMVTEMDGKSEQAVEHPGPTEAGGAEQKPPSSDPPVDEGPEGIQYSTLHFPAPHGNGAGARSETSPATIYSKLATGHG, from the exons ATGCGCCCCcagctcttgcccctggccctcGCCCTCCTGGTAGCGGTGCCCTCGGGGGCTCAGGAAG GCCCAGAGGTGACGAAAGAAGCCGGCTCGACTGTCAATCTGCCCTGCAACCTGATGGGGCCGTTGCTGACCTGGCAGTGGATCCCGCGCTACCCGGTCTGCGctggtgtcagcggtgggatgAAGACGATCTACACAGTGACGGCGGCTGGGGTACACGACGCTCTGGAGGGGAGATTTCAGACGCGGCTGCGTCTCCTAACGAGTCAGGGATCCCCAACCTACGTCCTCAAACTCCAAACCCTCTACATGAACGACTCGGGGGTCTTCttctgtgccagccccagccagacTGCCCTGCCCATCTCTGTGACCATCACGCCTG GCTGCCAGGCcggggtgtccatcaaaggggtCCCCAAGGAGCCGGTCGTGGAGGGAGCGTCTGTGTCCCTCTCCTGTACcccctgtggggagcagggacccACGTCACCCCCAGCAGGGGACGCCACATGGCGCCTCAATGGGAAGCGGTCCCCAAACTCCACTGCCCCTCGGCTCCTGAGGTCTAACAAGGTGACGATAACGGATTTCTCCAGCCAGTTCGAGGGTCTGTGGAGCTGCCACCTGCCTGGGGATCCCCCCCGGTCTGGGGGCTACTGCCTGGAGCGTGACCCGGGGGCACACGGGACCCAggagagccccagccccagccccaccagtcCAG GCCCCAGTcccaccctgctcctgcctctggtCGGGGGCTGCGTGGGGGCCGCTCTGGGCCTGCTCCTCGTGGGCGTCGTTGCGGTTATTTGCCAGAGGAGGCGCCGACCCAAGGATGCCAG GGTGACCCCCATGGTGACGGAAATGGACGGAAAATCAGAACAAGCAG ttGAGCATCCTGGCCCCACGGAGGCTGGCGGAGCCGAGCAGAAGCCGCCGTCCTCTGACCCCCCTGTTGATGAG GGCCCTGAGGGGATCCAATACTCCACCCTGCACTTCCCGGCGCCCCACGGGAACGGGGCCGGGGCCAGGTCGGAAACCAGCCCGGCCACCATCTACTCCAAACTGGCCACCGGCCACGGCTGA
- the MPIG6B gene encoding megakaryocyte and platelet inhibitory receptor G6b, giving the protein MGSAVWVLLALLAPGPLRGSPPQLEVREAGGQILLPCGASGSRLRWVWSPRYPKCAGVPGDLLEIARLPPGPEPPLEQFRGRLDPHPSALGSLLLRDLGMSDSGTFLCLGESGAQPPIQLEVTGGCRNNLTVSSNQTSPSAMTLRCQRCPPLAGPASFRWFLDSQPLGNRRWATKREQGATVRLDPSRRAAVGRWECRLLHASSGGFEFCVAPPLGAAGPGSERGIWVVVPAAVLVLIGAGLGTWRLWRRRRGRNRRNQNKRENETGAPGPSLSPLEEPRLGAKSTERRLVPQRGESKVPGTLLYAEVQHPLVACAPPTPPPPHGATVYATIF; this is encoded by the exons ATGGGCTCGGCCGTCTGGGTCCTGCTGGCCCTTCTGGCTCCTGGCCCGCTGcggg gtTCCCCCCCGCAGCTGGAGGTGCGGGAGGCCGGGGGTCAGATCCTGCTGCCCTGTGGGGCCTCGGGCTCCCGGCTGCGCTGGGTCTGGTCCCCCCGATACCCCAAATGCGCCGGCGTCCCCGGAGACCTGCTCGAAATCGCCCGGCTGCCCCCTGGGCCGGAGCCCCCCCTGGAGCAGTTCAGGGGGCGGCTGgacccccacccctccgcccTGGGGTCCCTGCTGCTCCGGGACCTGGGCATGAGCGACTCGGGGACCTTCCTCTGCCTCGGGGAGTCTGGGGCCCAGCCCCCCATCCAGCTGGAGGTGACAGGAG GCTGTCGGAACAACCTCACCGTCTCCTCCAACCAGACGTCCCCCTCGGCCATGACCCTCCGGTGCCAGCGCTGCCCCCCGCTGGCCGGTCCGGCCTCCTTCCGCTGGTTCCTCGACTCCCAGCCCCTGGGCAACCGGCGCTGGGCTACcaagagggagcagggggctACTGTGCGGCTGGACCCGTCCCGGCGGGCGGCCGTGGGGCGCTGGGAATGCCGTCTCCTCCACGCCTCCTCCGGGGGCTTTGAGTTCTGCGTGGCGCCCCCTCTCGGGGCCGCAG GCCCAGGCTCTGAGCGGGGGATCTGGGTCGTGGTGCCGGCGGCGGTTCTGGTTCTCatcggggcagggctgggcacttGGCGCCTGTGGAGACGGAGGCGGGGCAG gaacCGACGGAATCAAAACAAACGAGAGAATGAaacag GAGCCCCCGGGCCCAGTTTATCCCCCTTGGAAGAGCCCCGGCTCGGAGCCAAATCGACCGAAAGACGCCTCgtgccacagagaggggaaagcaaa GTCCCAGGCACCCTGCTTTATGCTGAAGTCCAGCACCCCCTGGTGGCTTGTGCCccacccactccccctcccccccatggtgCCACTGTCTATGCCACTATTTTCTGA